The DNA sequence TATGGGCCTATAATATTTCATGATTTAGCAATAAGAATTAGCAATAAGTatataaatttgatatttaaaaacaaattattttttaatgacaaatcttttttaaaaaaaaaagagtgcaaaatttacatgtattagaattataatttatatctaagtctaacattattcttataaaatataatttaaatattaaatttatttctaaaatcAATCGTTAATATCTCTATGATGGATCAAACTAGCCTATTTTATATTTGCATGCAATgccaatatataaaaaaatgtttaggaAAAGCCCTAGCTGTAcgtgttaaaaaaagaaagcataTATTATAGTTGACTAAACTACATCAGACAAACAAAAAGAGTAggtttaattttgttatttaaatatcaaataacaaaaaaaaattattgttactcTTTTAGGTTTTACAACTATATAAATCTATAAGTTATAACAATTATATTGGTATTCATATGCAGAAATCATGATCATCACCACTCTCATGATCACAGTCATGATCCTAGCGTTTCTTCTGTCAACATAGTTTGTGAAGGGAGCTTAGACTTTGAAAAGgttggatctctctctctctctctctctctctctctctctctctctctctctatcctctctctctctatatatatatatacacgcatgcatgcatgtatagaaACTTGAATTTATTGAGgctaattaatttacaaatgacaacaatattttttaatccatttgATAAATTATGTTAAGTTTCAATCTATTAAGTGTTGAACACTTAAATTTGAATAAGTGTTGAATTATGAGGTTGTTTTATAGGAGTATAAAAATGTCTAGTTGTCAATCAACCGGTGCTACATCTACAACACTTGCTCCTGTAAGATCAGAAGATCCAGCATGGGCCCATGCACGTGCAGTGCCAGGGGCAAGAAATAATACTGAATGTTTATACTGTAATAAAGTAATTAGAGGTGGCGGGATCACTCGATTGAAGTATCATCTAGCTGGGATTCCAGGCAATGTAGAGGCATGTAAAAAGGTCTCTGAAGATGTAAAATGGCAAATGAAGGAGTTGCTTGATGAAATTAAAAGaagcaaagagaagaaaagaaaaataagctcAGAGATTGGAGGTGATATAGATTTAACATCTGATGATATTGATGATAGTAATAGTATGGAAGGACAATCTCAGCTTTCAAAAGGTAAGGGGAAGTCAGGAGAATCTGGAACTGGAAAGTCAGTGGGGGGATTAAGTAGATTTTTTGCTCCAAGAACAACTCCTGGGGCCCAACCTTCAATTAAGAGTTCTATGTGTTCGAATGAGATGCTTGTACAAGCAAAGATGGCTGTAGCACGCTGGTGGTATGATTCTAATCTGCCTTTCAATGCGGCTCAATCCAAGTTTTATCAACCAGCTATCGATGCCATGACTGCTATCGGGCCAGGATTTAAGGGCCCTTCTTTATATGAGTTGAGAGGAAATTTGTTAAAGATGACTGTGAATGAGGTTCAagattatttgcaacaaattaAGAAGGTTTGGAATGACACCGGTTGTACACTAATGGCAGATGGTTGGACAAATCAGAAGCAACAATCAATAATCAACTTTTTAGTTTATTGTCCAAAAGGTACAATGTTCTTGAAGTCTGTTGATACATCTGGCCTTAGAAAAGATGCTGAAACATTGTTTAATATCTTTGATGAGGTTGTTCAAGAAATTGGAGCTGAGAATCTTGTGCAGTTCATAACGGACAATGATGCAAGTTATAAAGCTGCAGGAAAAAAGTTACAGCAGAAGTATGGCTCTTTCTACTGGTCCCCTTGTGCAGCTCATTGCATAGACTTGATGTTGGAGAATTTTTCTGATCCAAGATATTTTCCCCTTATTGATGATACtataaaaaaggcaaaaaagataACAAAGTTCATCTATAACCATGGTTGGGTTTTGGCATTGATGAGACAAGAGTTCACCAAAGGTCATGATTTGTGTCGTCCTGCAATTACAAGGTTTGCgacaaattttttaagtatccaATGCTTGCTCTTGTTTAAGAAAGAACTGAGACAAATGTTTACTTGTGATAAATGGATTGCATCAAGCCATTCTAAAAGTATCATAGGGAAAGAGATAGCTGGGATTGTTTTAGAAGATAAAGAGTTTTGGGCTCAAtgtcaatttattgttaaaattagTGAGCCTTTGGTTCGTGTTCTACGACTTGTTGACGGGGATGAGAAGCCTGCAATGGGATACTTGTATGATGCAATGGAAAGAGCCAAAGAGAATATAAAAGCAAGATGTAATAACAAAGTTAGTATATTCAGTCCATTCACCAGGATCATTGATTCTAGATGGGATAAGCAGCTTCACAGTCCATTACATGCGGCGGGTTGTCTTCTTAACCCTGGAATTTTCTATAGCCccagctttaaaaaaaaaaatgatgttataAAAGGCTTCAACAGTTGTGTTATGAAGATGGCACTTGATCCTGATGATCAAGACAAGATCATTGAAGAACTTGACTCGTATAATAATGCAGTAGGTGAGTTTGGACATGCTTTAGCAATCCGCCAGCGTGATAAGCTTAATCCAGGTATTATcatttattaatatcatttgTTAAATACTGTGACTTTgtactttaaattttatcttattttattttacttgcatttaattactaatttataattgcattattgttatagtTGCATGGTGGACCCAATTTGGTTGCGAGGTTCCAACACTTCAAAGGTTTGCTGTTCGAGTACTAAGTCAATGTTGTAGTGCAACTGGATGTGAGAGAAATTGGAGTACATTTGATTTTATTCATTCgaagaagagaaatagattAGTACATAAACGTTTGAATGACTTAGTATTTGTTCGTTATAACTTGAAGCTGCGAGagaggtaaatttttttaatattaatgtctttcacttttgaaaatatatataatattttcaattatgtttgattttattttgacagGAGCATAAAAAAGGGAAGAGATGCTTTAAATCCAATCAATCTTGAAAATATTGACTTGATGGAAGAATGGGTGAGTGAAGAATCTGAGCTTCTTGATGGAGAAGATTTGGATTGGGCAAGTATTGAGGAGCCATTAATCTCACTAAATGAGGAAGACGTTGATAATGTTGgtgttgatgttgatgatggtggtgacattgatgaaaatattttgattaacaTGTCGAATCTTGCTCCTTATTGTCTTTTTGATGAGgatgagtgattttattttaatagttgGATTAAGAACTTATTTAGTTTgtaacttaaaacttaaaacttgtattgagaagtattgagtttatgacttattttgttattattttgaaatacagttaatgcttatatatatatatatataatttattcaggtATAAACtattccgaaacggtacacgaaacggtaccggtaccgaaacggtatcggtaccgaaatattaTTCCGAAATGGTAcgcgaaacggtaccggtaccgaaatatttcgttccagtgacttgaccggtacgacatccggtacggtattcaaaactttggttaatgtgtttggttcaggaagagtccgtttgtatgagttttatgcttgcactttgtttgattccggtgcgtcacagtcgtttgtatcttccacttttgctcgggtgtgtaatttggtcacggaaccattaccgaagtctatggtagtggctctacccgatggtgaaatggtgtagtgttccaaggttgctttgggatgcccgttaaattttgatggaaggttcttggatgctgatttggtggtgtttaagctgttgggttttgatatcatcctcgggatggattggctataccgatattctgcgagtattaattgcagaagtcagataattagctttcagcttccagatggtgattgtctggaatttgcggggagtaaattgaaagaaaagccggtaattatatcgacaattcaagcaagaagggagattgcatggggagcggatgcattcttggttcagatggtgtccacgccgtccgaggagaagtctttggcagacattccagttgtggaagaattccccgatgtgtttgtggatgacttgccaggactaccccctgtgcgggaaatggaatttgttatagacttggaacctggagcggctcctgtgcataaagctccttatcgcatggcaccggctgaattaaaagagttgaagactcagttacaagagctggtagagaagggatttattcagcctagtacttcaccgtggggtgcaccagttttgtttgttaaaaagaaagatggaaccctccgtatgtgcatagattatcgggaattgaataaggtgaccatcaaaaataaatatcctctctcacggatagatgatttatttgatcagcttcaaggagcagccgtgttctctaaaattgatctgaggtcggatactaccagctgaggatcagagacaaggatgtgcctaaaattgccttcaggtcgaggtatgggcattatgaatttaaggtgatgccgtttgggttagctaatgcccttgctgctttcatggatttaatgaatcgagtatttcgaccttatctggattcctttgtggtagtattcattgatgatattttgatttattcccgagatgttgaagagcatgtgtatcatctttgtCTGGTACtggggaaattgagagaacaccagttgtacgccaagctcagcaagtgtgaattctggttggaagaagttaaatttcttgagcatgtaatttcccgagacggagtggctgttgatcctattaaggtagaagccattttgtcatggcagcgcgcgactacagtgcgcgagatctagagtttcttggggctcgccggatattaccgaagatttgtggagggttttgctcgcctatccggacctctcacagctttgactcgtaagaatatagaatttgtttggtcagataagtgtgagagaagcttccaagaatttgtagtcttcagtgatgcgtctaagtttggtttgggttgtgtccttatgcaggaaggacaggttgttgcctatgcatctcgtcagctaaaggaccatgagaagaattatccgacgcacgatttagaattggccgcgattgtttttgctctcaagatctggcggcacttcttgtatggggaagcttacGAGGTATTTattgatcacaagagcttgaagcatttgttttcccagaaaaatctgaatataaggcagaggcgatggctagagctaatcagtgactatcagtgtgagatcaagtaccatccggggaagggctaatatagttgctgatgctttgagccgaaagtcgcacttggaagatgaagctgagccatcagaattggattcgttgctttgtgggatgagaaggctccttattgagagttcacagcaagaagagattttatctttagTTCTGGATATTCCggtaatcgattttgaagaattgaagactcttcaaaggaaggatccgaagctgctgaatattagaaaaagagtcagaaaatctcgagggccgttgcattatagcatggataaagatgggatacttcggttctgagatcgcagagtggttcctaaagattcagaattcaaagagcggatcatggcagaagctcatgcggctccttattcagttcatcccggcagtacaaagatgtatcgggacttgaagaaaaattactggtgggatggaatgaagaaggatattgccttatatgttgagaaatgccacacatgccgtcaagtgaaggtcgagcatcaaagacctgcaggtatgctccaacccctccctattcctgagtggaaatgggatgacatcacgatggactttgtagtgggtttgccgagaacgcctagtgggaaaaattctgtttgggtgattgttgaccgattaaagaaaagtgctcatttcctgcctgttaataacaccgactccttgggtaagttgacacacttgtacgtgaaagaaatagtgcggctgcacagcataccaaagagtatagtgtcggatcgagacccgaggttcacgtcgcagttatggaagagtttgcaggcagctttgggtactaagttgaagttcagtactgcatatcacccgcagatagacggccaatcagagcgcaccattcagacccttgaagacatgttgcgagcatgtgtcatggaatttcaagggaattgggaaaaccatttgccgctcatcgagtttgcatataataatagcttccatgcgaccattcagatggctccctatgaagctctttatgggagaaagtgcaggtcgcctttgtgttgggatgaagtcgggaagagtaggataattggacccaaaataattcaagagatgcaaagccaagttcgaatcatcagagataaaatggcggcagctcagagtcgccagaaaagctacgctgataccaggaggagagagttgtcttttgaagttggtgattgggtttatctcaaagtctctctcatgagaggtgttaagtgttttggtaagaagaggaagttagatccgaggtatgtaggcccttttcaaattctggagaaggtagggtccgtcacctatagagttgctttgccaggatattttggggatattcatgatgtcttccacgtatcatccctgaagaagagctttggacagcaagagccatgCTTCGTCgtcccagagggtattcagttgcagccagatctcacttatgaagttgttccgtcgtaaatcatggattggaaggagcaacagttgaggtccaagacgatacctctggttaaggtggcttggggagatccgttagctcaagacttctcttgggagcgagcagcggacatgagggagcagtacccgtacttgtttgaaggatgaaggtatgtatcttaatcttggtcaaaGATGGTTTGTctgtttttatgtggcttctttaagttggtggttgatcttgcaaatttcgaggacgaaatttgtttttaagggggggaggatgtgatgacctgcttttacgtgtattttcactgaatggttgtttttaatttaattaatatattagtttatttattttaaattaatgtattttaattggtttttatttatttgatgttgtgtttaatttattttagtcattttacgatttttaatttCGTTTCggtggatttgttttgttttcccggagtgaggattggacctcatctctttcctacatctcttttttccgttttttttcctttttcctttttctcttttctttttcttctttctttttctttttctttttcttttttttctttcttttcttttccttcttcttccttcctcccgCGTtgaccccgtctctctctctctctctctcctcttccaCGCCGTTGCAACCCAACCTCTCGACCCACCGCCATCTGGCCACCCTGctgcacaccgcccccaccggtcgaagcccctccctccggcgcacctccccaccaaatcccagccccatccggccaaccgtttggccgaaaaacgCAATCAAAGCCCCCACGATttttgctccgatttgccgtcctaacccacccattttcggcctccaatagtcaccggaacagctctcacgagctagctttccattttggaaaatccagccatcaacctccatttccgccgctacccacggccaaccaccacttccaatagcttcataatcatccttagaccattccctatcaatcccaagctctggtttgtccccattcaaaagtgggtattttacaacccacggccacagtgaattttcactgttacgttactttttctccgccgtttgcaactccgcaagctttctaaaaataccatatagcgctgtaagtattttccaaaccctattttcagatttaaatatattttgctcattcaataatttatctgctggttggttgattccggactgagttcgaggagttcgggggtcggatggatggaggacggagttgcttgttttattgaattgtgttggttgtttatttttgtgcattgatatagtatttacatggtgcatgcacgtgtgtttttatttaattgagaaaagcctgtttaattggcgtaagtggacttacgggtgcgtgcgtatcacgaccccaagccgggatggggtattatctcgatggagctcctctggtcactcgagagtagaataaactgagtgacgtcccctgagttgtcgctgggcgacgacgggagcgggggctaggggatgcttggctacgaacgcgccgggcgcagaaccgggcatcgccctacgcaccgactcctggcccttcgctggtgagggctagaggatgcttggctacaattccgagcgatgcccaatttcGTGCCCCACGCATTTGTGGCCAAGCAttctctagccctcgccagcaaaggacCATGGAGTCgatacgagagcgttaccatcccgcccgctcccgttgtcgcccagcgacaactaaggggacatcactcagtatattacgctcccaagtgaacagaggagctccactgagataataccacatctcgacttggggtcgtgatacacacgcacccgaaaatccatttacacaaataaaacaggattttctcaatttaaataaaatgcacatgtatgctccatgtaatgcatgcctcaaggcacaaataaccaaccaatcacaaatcaacaaaaccaatcaaCTCCACCCTCAATTCATCCGACCCCtaaactcctcagactcagttcggaatcaaccaaccaaccggataatttattgtaagagtaaaatatatttaaatctaaaagcagagtttgaaaaatacttacagcactatacggtattttttgaaagctaacggcgttgcaaacggcagagaaaaagcaacgtaacagtatattttacactctggccgtgggtaataaattatccactttcgaatggggacaaaccaagacacaaaattgatagggaatggtctagggatttttatgaagctaaaagaagtgagatttggccgtgggtggcggtggaagtgcaaaaaggggctgaacagagttgagctcgtgggagctgctctggcaatggatcggggcctgaattgggtggtttaggatggcaagaggtaggggaagaagttatgaagaggtggtggccggtgGTGGAACGACAGCGACAGAAAAgcacaaaaaccgtgcggctaaaggtggctcggatggaggtaaaacttggtggggatgttcactggtcagaagggaagaaaactggatgggtggtgtcagccacaccaccggcgagcggcggttctgggttgAGGAAGCAACCGGTAACAGAGAGAGAAGGGcgagctggtgccgtgacttccagccgtgtgTGGGGCTAACGGCTGCACGGGTTGGCCTGAAAATTGGGGGAGGTGATCACCAGCCAAAGGGGAAATGACCGATGGGGGCGGTGCACTACACAGTAGCAGGACAGTGGCGAACTGGGCGGTGGAAGGAACAGACGGAAATGGAGGGGAGGCTGGGTCGAGCGCACGgggggaagaagaggaaaaagaagaagaaaatgaaaagaaagaaggaagaaaagaaagaaaagagaaagaagaaaagaaaaagggaaaaagaaaaagagaaaagaaaaaatggagaacataaatgaggtccaatcctcatctcCAGAGTACAAAAACTAACCCAATGAAAAcgatttttaaaacataaaacgactaaaataaattaaacaccacatcaaataaaataaaaccaattaaaatacaataatttaaaataaaagagctaatatataattaaattaaaaacaactccttcaacgaaaatacacgtaaaaacgggtcatcacagcttatttgtaaatagtgaaaatttaggGCTTGAGTAGCAATTTTGGAATGTTtagggatatttttataaatatctaaTTTTTGTACCTTTTTATTATGAACCTCAACCTTAGAAGCTTAATTCCTAACTTAGTATAACCTTTTTTAAAGCTGCtatgattttttcaaactcGGGCAGTTTGTAAGTTGGCCTTTGACTTACACCTTGATAAgtttttatgatttattgataaatgccACATTCATATTATAAGTTTCATTTTAAGCATGAAACATCATATCATATGATATAttgtgatgggccccaaggtagaCCGAGCCTTAGAGAtcatttgcaagttccagattgGGCAATCAAGAGATTgagagctaagaagagcaatgaaccaatgcaaggattagtacaatcTACTTGAGaagagtctagcaagagcccaacattcatgATGGACTTGAAAGAAAGAGATCCAATTCTCATCCACATGATACAAGCAATGTAAGAGTACAACATAAATTATGgcatattattatgtttatgtgattgaaggccttgggcttgtttatttcattaaaaatgcttattttattagtttagaataattggatttattttgagaaggacttaagggcatgttggaaaagtaattattttgttgaactacaGTTTCAAGAGGGTTATTGTAGCCGAGTTACTGTAGTGTGGTACTGTAGCCATGTCACTCAGGGGCAGTTTTGGAAGATGGGGATTTTATCTTacctagggttttgtgaggttttagtttaaatcCTCTTTATTGCGTCATTTTGAAATTACGAAAGTTTATGacatttgataaattttattcattgtgagttgagtttatctcatcttgttattaattgaatttttgaacttatcaaaagtatatcacaacctttgtgtcgttcttcttttgtaatttgGATTCTTGAGGCAAGTTCTTCAACggatctagattttaatataatctaggttcttgaaacgagttcctcaacAGGTCTAAGTtcttccattgacttgattcttgggtgagttttcaaattgattgtgggttcaagggattccaattctgttggttcacatcatttggatactcatttcaagaacctaaattatattaaatttagacccgttgaacaacctgtctcaagaacccagattacaaaggaagaacgctaCAAAgattttgatttacctttgataagttaaaaagttcaattaagaaTAAGAAGAGATAAGCTCAACTcataaagaataaaattcaGCAAAtgtcataaactttcataatttcaaaatgacgcaataaagagtatttaaactaaaacctcacaaaaccctagatAAGATAAAGCCCTCATCTTTAAAAAATGCCCCTTAGTAAATAGTGTCGAAGCTACAGTATCGCACTGTAGTAACTCGGCTATAGTAACCCTCTTGAAACCctatttcaacaaaataattactttCCCAGCATGCCCTTAAATCCTTACAAtaataaacccaattattctaaactaataaaataagtatttttaatgaaataaataagtccaagaccttcaatcacataaacataataataggtcgtaatttatgttgcactcttccattgtTTGTATCATGTGGATGAGAATTggatctccttctttcaagctcatcttgaatgttgggctcttgctagattCTTCCTAAGTGGATTGcattaatccttgcattgcatCCTTACTCTTCTTAGCTCTCAATCTCTTAATTgccccatctggaacttgcaaagtaTCTCTAAGGCTCGGTCTACCTTAGGCCCATCACATTGAGTACATGCCTACATGACATGTACAATTTTCATCATTTGAACATATATCACCAACTGTCATTTTCATAAACACATGTcatgaaagaaaattttttaaagcattgCATGAAAAGAAACTTTTGTCATGACCCCAAAGGTTATTGTGGGAAAATTATCCTAATAGAACTCCTCTATACACTTTAGAGTATTTAAGAATTGAGTGATAACCTCTGGTTTGACGAATAACAGTTAATGAGTTTTGAACAGGTTCCTTTTAAGAGATGCCGGAGAGAAGTCAAATATTATGACACCTAAGGCTAGTGGGTGTATATGTTATGATATTATGATGTTAGGTTATATTACCAATGCATTGAGAACGAGCCTCCAGACAACATAGTCTCAACGTAAGTTGTACTGCAGCCACCAGCAAGTACACACAGTGCATATGGGGGGAACTGTGATGATACAATACATTTTGTTGTTAATTGCTCAGTACGAATGTTATTGCTAGTAATGATGCTTCTCATTGATGAAAtgtcatgtttttttttaaatatatatatatatatatatatgttctatgtaagaaaatgtgcatCAAGGTCTTTCTGAAAAATGTTGAGAAGTCTGGATGGGAGATAAATATGGTTATCTGCATAGCATGCATTTCATGTTTATCATTTATCATGCAACTTTGTGCATATTGGTtgtttaacttattgagatttcaagtaaatctcgCCCTTGTGAACCCATTATCATTCCAAATGGAAtggaatgatagaagttgtgcCAGGAATCGATGAGGACGCACCGAATGGACCAATGGATCCAACTAATTGAGGAGGAGCCAGACCTCGAGAAGCTATTAGACcttattttaatgtttatagCTCTAACCCTCCCTACCTTAGATTGCATGAAGCAGTTAATCTAATTATGGAGGCTTATTTGTATTAAGGATATGCTACTTCATGTCTTTGAACTTATGATGATATGAATGACATCaggatatttttgtttattctgGTATAAGTTTTATTTAGTCACCCTTATTCCACTGTGATTATTGCtagatgcattttatttttaactattatgAATGGGAGTATGTAATCATGTGTTGCATATCTTGAAACTCTAAGTTTCTGTTCCATCTCAAGCGAAGGTTGGGAGCATcacataaatgaaataaaaaaaacttgggCTTCAAGTGTTGGGTTCTTTATTGGGCCCTATGAACAAGTCTTTGTAGTGGGCCTAGATGTTGGCTTATCCATGAGCTTTATGTCTAGATTTATTGGGCTTTTCCTTGGCCTCAAAATTTCAATAGGTTAGGTCCTAACTTTTAGTCTTTTCTAAATTAGGTCAATAGCCTTGAATCTTACTAAGTTGGGTTTAATAGTCTTATTTCTTCTAAGCTAAGCCTAATGTCTTGTATCCATTAAGTTGGGCCTAATGTCTTGTGTCCATCAAGTTAGGCCTAAAGTCTTTGTATCTATCCTTAGCCCATCACATCTTGGTAAACTAGGGCCTTATTAGGTCATTATTGGGCATTCTCCAAATCCATCCAGTTTCGAGCCTCCAATATGCCATGTGTCATTCTCCCATTGGCCTCTTGGCACATTTCCTCAAATTAATAAGCATTATAATCTTCTAATAATATTACTAAACTAATCCAGTGCAAAAATTCCCTTTTTTTCTCTAGAATCTCAACTTCTACCTAGGTAGAGTCAAAACTACTAGGGTTAAGGCCTAAGGTTCTCTTAAGTGGGGTGTTACACAAGGTGCCACCATT is a window from the Carya illinoinensis cultivar Pawnee chromosome 14, C.illinoinensisPawnee_v1, whole genome shotgun sequence genome containing:
- the LOC122293687 gene encoding uncharacterized protein LOC122293687; protein product: MSSCQSTGATSTTLAPVRSEDPAWAHARAVPGARNNTECLYCNKVIRGGGITRLKYHLAGIPGNVEACKKVSEDVKWQMKELLDEIKRSKEKKRKISSEIGGDIDLTSDDIDDSNSMEGQSQLSKGKGKSGESGTGKSVGGLSRFFAPRTTPGAQPSIKSSMCSNEMLVQAKMAVARWWYDSNLPFNAAQSKFYQPAIDAMTAIGPGFKGPSLYELRGNLLKMTVNEVQDYLQQIKKVWNDTGCTLMADGWTNQKQQSIINFLVYCPKGTMFLKSVDTSGLRKDAETLFNIFDEVVQEIGAENLVQFITDNDASYKAAGKKLQQKYGSFYWSPCAAHCIDLMLENFSDPRYFPLIDDTIKKAKKITKFIYNHGWVLALMRQEFTKGHDLCRPAITRFATNFLSIQCLLLFKKELRQMFTCDKWIASSHSKSIIGKEIAGIVLEDKEFWAQCQFIVKISEPLVRVLRLVDGDEKPAMGYLYDAMERAKENIKARCNNKVSIFSPFTRIIDSRWDKQLHSPLHAAGCLLNPGIFYSPSFKKKNDVIKGFNSCVMKMALDPDDQDKIIEELDSYNNAVGEFGHALAIRQRDKLNPVAWWTQFGCEVPTLQRFAVRVLSQCCSATGCERNWSTFDFIHSKKRNRLVHKRLNDLVFVRYNLKLRERSIKKGRDALNPINLENIDLMEEWVSEESELLDGEDLDWASIEEPLISLNEEDVDNEFMLLSSTVINRNVEAPSLIYFLACIAEIKGGVALTDVPAYLILSSVGDLNTTSHF